From Candidatus Jidaibacter acanthamoeba, a single genomic window includes:
- a CDS encoding D-alanyl-D-alanine carboxypeptidase family protein, producing the protein MINLKTYIRYFVIIFSTILADNAAYAFETSAKQAYLMDFNTGTCLFDKNGEKRMVPSSMTKVMTAYVVFSNLKENNIDLHDEFLVSENAWRTGGTKMFVNLNSKVRVEDLLRGVIVQSGNDASKVLAEGIHGEESIFAESMNEHAKQIGMHRSNFKNASGLPHEEHYSTAKDIAVLAAAIVKDFPEYYNYFSEAEFKYNNIHQYNKNTLLGKKGVDGLKTGHTDAGGFGVVVSAKRDGRRLIAVVNGLNSEKERIREADKLLSYGFSNFFNKKLFSADEEVTVVDVWYGKQNELAAVAAKDIEVVLPKIIGKKNKQTTKVVYNSPIKAPIKKGDIIAQLRIEENNQVLFSTDLVAKEDVAQANILGRATQNIRYYWNKYIKSK; encoded by the coding sequence ATGATTAATCTTAAAACATATATTCGATATTTTGTCATTATTTTTTCGACAATTTTAGCTGATAATGCTGCTTATGCTTTTGAAACCAGTGCTAAACAGGCTTATTTAATGGACTTTAATACAGGGACATGTTTGTTTGACAAAAATGGCGAAAAAAGAATGGTTCCGTCTTCTATGACTAAGGTTATGACTGCTTATGTAGTTTTTAGTAACTTAAAAGAAAATAATATCGACCTTCATGATGAATTTTTAGTAAGTGAGAATGCTTGGAGAACAGGCGGAACAAAAATGTTCGTGAATTTAAATTCTAAAGTTAGGGTTGAAGATTTATTAAGAGGAGTGATTGTCCAATCCGGCAATGATGCATCTAAGGTATTGGCGGAAGGTATACACGGTGAGGAAAGCATATTCGCTGAAAGCATGAATGAGCATGCCAAGCAGATCGGGATGCATAGAAGTAACTTTAAGAATGCTTCAGGCTTGCCTCATGAAGAGCATTACTCAACAGCAAAAGATATTGCTGTTCTCGCGGCAGCTATAGTTAAAGATTTCCCTGAGTATTACAATTATTTTTCAGAGGCTGAATTTAAGTATAATAATATTCATCAATATAATAAAAATACCTTATTAGGTAAGAAAGGGGTAGACGGGTTGAAAACCGGCCATACCGATGCAGGTGGGTTCGGTGTGGTGGTATCGGCAAAGCGGGACGGCAGAAGATTAATTGCAGTTGTAAACGGCTTAAACAGTGAAAAGGAAAGAATAAGGGAAGCTGATAAGCTATTAAGCTATGGTTTCAGTAATTTCTTTAATAAAAAACTATTTAGTGCTGATGAAGAAGTAACAGTGGTAGATGTTTGGTACGGTAAGCAAAATGAACTAGCAGCAGTTGCTGCAAAAGATATAGAAGTAGTATTACCGAAAATTATCGGTAAAAAGAATAAACAAACTACTAAGGTGGTTTATAATTCACCTATAAAAGCTCCGATTAAGAAAGGAGATATAATCGCTCAACTTAGAATTGAAGAGAATAACCAAGTGCTCTTTTCTACGGATTTAGTCGCAAAAGAAGATGTAGCGCAAGCAAATATATTGGGTAGAGCTACGCAAAATATCAGATATTATTGGAATAAATATATCAAATCTAAATAA
- a CDS encoding DUF2793 domain-containing protein, whose amino-acid sequence MDNKSSTFLRLSQNQSQKEIIINENFVLLDKLFNKYIKSIKLSSPPLEEVQHYLYIVGQDAKDEWSGKENRIAYYRDTWQFIEPRAGAFFFVYEEKAFYGFNGNNWEKLT is encoded by the coding sequence ATGGATAATAAATCTTCTACTTTTTTAAGACTTTCACAAAACCAATCCCAAAAAGAAATTATTATTAATGAAAATTTCGTATTACTGGATAAGCTGTTTAATAAATATATAAAGAGTATTAAGCTTTCATCACCGCCGCTGGAAGAGGTACAACATTATTTATATATTGTTGGACAAGATGCAAAAGATGAATGGAGCGGGAAGGAAAATAGAATAGCATACTACCGAGATACTTGGCAATTTATAGAACCAAGAGCAGGGGCATTTTTCTTTGTTTATGAGGAAAAAGCTTTTTACGGATTTAATGGTAATAACTGGGAGAAGCTCACTTAG
- a CDS encoding outer membrane protein, whose product MKKKIVNLATFAAIVSAPLLANAELNAPYLKLDLGMSMPTKLKGEDYGNKKPDNSAHYGIGFGYKIHENMRADFTLSRMHNFKFSETLSQGARSAAVKQNLHSNVGMLNVYGDFGNYSGIAPYVTAGIGFSHNKTKDFNVTNANQYYKGAEKVNFAWNLGLGVSYKMDENVCLDLGSINIMI is encoded by the coding sequence ATGAAAAAGAAAATTGTAAACTTAGCAACATTTGCAGCTATTGTCTCAGCTCCGCTTTTAGCAAATGCTGAACTCAATGCACCCTATCTGAAACTTGATCTAGGTATGTCTATGCCTACTAAGCTAAAAGGTGAGGATTATGGTAACAAAAAGCCTGATAATAGTGCACACTACGGGATAGGTTTCGGGTATAAAATTCATGAAAACATGAGAGCAGATTTCACTCTTTCCAGAATGCATAATTTCAAATTTTCTGAGACACTCAGCCAGGGTGCCAGATCGGCAGCTGTTAAGCAAAACCTTCATAGTAATGTAGGTATGTTAAATGTTTATGGTGATTTCGGAAATTATAGCGGTATTGCACCATATGTAACCGCCGGTATTGGTTTTTCTCATAATAAGACTAAAGATTTTAATGTTACTAATGCTAACCAATATTATAAAGGTGCTGAGAAAGTTAACTTTGCTTGGAATTTAGGTTTAGGTGTTTCTTATAAAATGGATGAAAATGTTTGTTTAGATTTAGGCTCTATAAATATTATGATTTAG